The Siniperca chuatsi isolate FFG_IHB_CAS linkage group LG2, ASM2008510v1, whole genome shotgun sequence genome window below encodes:
- the drd5a gene encoding D(1B) dopamine receptor: MENPAKYLSSVQGIDSVPAPLGEIMWNSTETEATNDGRKDMVVRTVTGCLLSLLILWTLLGNILVCSAVLRFRHLRTKVTNIFIVSLALSDLFVAVLVMPWKAVAEVAGYWPFGTFCNVWVAFDIMCSTASILNLCIISVDRYWAISSPFRYERKMTQRVAFVMISITWTLSVLISFIPVQLNWHKASGDDMAGTHNSSTSRQMEENCDSSLSREYAISSSLISFYIPVAIMIVTYTRIYRIAQIQIRRIASLERAAEHAQSCRTNRIECQHHTTLKTSIKRETKVFKTLSVIMGVFVCCWLPFFVLNCMVPFCDRPATDRDAGLPCVSETTFDVFVWFGWTNSSLNPIIYAFNAEFRKAFASLLGCRNFCSNTPVETVNISNELVSYNQDTLIHKEIANAYVNMIPNVVECIEHEETFDRISQFSHNNENATDSVCDLEDCEADISLDRMSPFTPNGLH, encoded by the coding sequence ATGGAGAACCCAGCCAAGTATCTCTCATCGGTGCAGGGGATTGACTCTGTGCCGGCACCCCTCGGCGAGATTATGTGGAACAGCACCGAAACGGAGGCAACAAACGACGGGAGGAAGGATATGGTGGTGCGTACGGTGACGGGCTGTCTGCTGTCCCTGCTCATCCTATGGACCCTGCTGGGGAACATCCTGGTTTGCTCCGCGGTGCTGCGCTTTCGACACCTGCGGACTAAAGTCACCAACATTTTCATAGTCTCCCTGGCTCTATCGGATTTATTCGTGGCCGTCCTGGTGATGCCCTGGAAGGCTGTAGCGGAGGTGGCGGGGTATTGGCCGTTTGGCACTTTCTGTAACGTCTGGGTCGCCTTTGACATTATGTGCTCCACCGCCTCCATCCTCAACCTCTGCATTATCAGCGTGGATAGATACTGGGCCATCTCGAGCCCCTTCCGCTACGAGAGGAAAATGACCCAGCGAGTTGCCTTTGTTATGATTAGCATCACTTGGACGTTGTCTGTGCTCATTTCATTCATACCGGTCCAGCTAAACTGGCACAAAGCCAGCGGTGACGACATGGCTGGGACGCACAACTCTTCCACGAGTCGGCAGATGGAGGAAAACTGCGACTCCAGCCTGAGCAGAGAATATGCTATATCCTCCTCTCTGATAAGTTTCTACATTCCCGTGGCAATTATGATTGTGACTTACACCAGAATATACCGGATTGCACAAATACAAATCAGAAGAATAGCCTCGCTGGAGAGAGCGGCAGAACACGCGCAAAGTTGCAGGACCAACAGAATAGAGTGCCAACACCACACCACACTGAAAACGTCGATTAAACGGGAAACCAAAGTATTCAAGACTCTGTCGGTGATTATGggtgtctttgtgtgttgctGGTTACCTTTCTTCGTCCTAAACTGTATGGTCCCGTTCTGCGACAGACCGGCCACAGACCGGGACGCGGGTCTGCCGTGCGTGAGCGAGACGACTTTCGACGTCTTCGTGTGGTTCGGCTGGACCAACTCCTCCCTGAACCCCATCATTTACGCCTTCAACGCCGAGTTCAGGAAGGCCTTCGCCAGCCTCTTGGGCTGTCGCAATTTCTGCTCCAACACACCTGTAGAAACTGTTAACATCAGCAACGAGCTGGTCTCGTATAACCAAGATACCCTCATCCACAAGGAAATCGCGAACGCCTATGTCAACATGATCCCCAACGTGGTTGAATGTATTGAGCATGAAGAGACTTTTGACAGGATTTCACAGTTTTCTCACAACAATGAAAACGCCACCGACTCGGTTTGTGACTTGGAGGACTGCGAGGCAGATATCAGTCTTGACAGGATGTCACCGTTCACACCCAATGGATTACACTGA